The Amycolatopsis umgeniensis DNA segment CCGGAGGCGTCGAAAGTCGGTGCCGCGAGCAGGCTCACCGCGTGCTTGAGGCGCGGTTCCAGATCGGCACCGAGGTAGACGCGTTCACCGAGGCTCGAGACGAGTTCCCCCACCAGACCGCGCACTTCCGGCGGCAGTTCCTCCGCGCCGACGCCCGCCATCAGCGCGTAGAGCCGCCGTCCCGCCGAGGTCAGGCTCTCCACCAGGTAACCGTGTTCGCGGCACTCGGCGACGACGCGGCGCAGGTGCGCTTCGTCCAGCCGCACCGGCACTGCCGGGGGTTTCGCGAGCCAAGCGTCGAAAGCCGCGTCGGAATCCCACAGCACGTACATCAGCCCGACCGGCGGCGCGAACGGGTAAGTCTCGCCGAGTTTGACCCGTCCGGGCCCGGCGCTCTGCAGCATCAGGATCCTGTCGCCGACCACGGCCGACGCCGTGCACGTCGCGCCATAGCGCTTGCTCAGGTCTTCCAGATGCCGCCGGGCGACCTCGCTCGCGCCGAATCCCTCGCCCGCGACGCGGCCCGCGGCGACCATCGCCGGCCCTAGCCGGTATGTGACCGGACTCGGGTCCCGGACCAGGTAACCGCCGTCGGCCAGTTCGGTCACGATGCCGAGGCAGGTCGGTTTGGCCAGGTCCAGCTCGCGCGCGAGTTCCGAAAGGCCGAAACGCCGCCCGGGGTGCGACGCGAAGAAGTCGAGCAGCCGCACGACCCGCTCGGTGGGCGGAGAGCGCCGAGTCATTGACCCATCCTTAGAACGCGTTCTAGTCTGTTGTCGCGAAGAACGTACCAAGTCGGTACGTATTTGTACCAGCATGAGGAGTCGCCGGTGCTCACTCAACCGTTCGCGGACGCGATCGTCGAAGCCGAGAAGGTCATCGCGGAGGCGCCGCACATCCGGACCGAACAGGACCTCGTCGAGGGCTACGACTATCTCGCCGGGAGTATCCGCGCGTCCCTGCAGATGGCGTGGGCCTACGAACGGGACTATCCGTACTTCACCCAGTCCACCGGGCCGTACACGAAGATGGGCCTGGACAACCCGGACACGTTGTACTTCAACGCGAACATCCGCGAGGACCGCGAGTACGTCGTCACCGGGACGCGGGGGAGCACGGCCGACGTCAGTTTCCAGGTCCTCAACGGTGATTACTCGCCCGTCGAGGTGCCGGACAGCCTCGCCGCCTTCGACGACCGCGAGATCGAGATCGCCGAGGACGGCTCGTTCGAACTTCGTTTCGGACCGCCGAAACCCGACCCCGGCTCGAACTACTTCGTCCTCGGCCCGGGTTCGTCGATGCTCGTGGTGCGCGAGGTCCACAGCGACTGGGCCACCGAACGCCGCGGCACGATCCAGATCCAGTGCGCGGACACCGCGGGCGGCGCACCGGCGCCGCTCACCCGCGACGCGCTGGCCAAACGCTACGGCGTCACCGGCAAGATCCTGCTGAGCAGGCTGCGGACCTTCCTCGCCTTCCCGAAGTGGTTCTACCTGAACCTGCCGGTCAACACGATGACCGAACCGCGTCCGACGCCGGGCGGCCTGACCACGCAGTACTCGTCAGCCGGGCACTACGAACTCGGCGACGAGGAGGTCATGATCGTCACGGTGCCGCGTTCGGACGCGCCCTATCAGGGCATCCAGCTCGGCAGCATCTGGTATCTCTCGCTGGACTACATCAACCATCAGACGAGCCTCACCGCCGACCAGGCGCGGGTCGACCCGGACGGCAAGATCCGGTTCGTGATCAG contains these protein-coding regions:
- a CDS encoding IclR family transcriptional regulator; protein product: MTRRSPPTERVVRLLDFFASHPGRRFGLSELARELDLAKPTCLGIVTELADGGYLVRDPSPVTYRLGPAMVAAGRVAGEGFGASEVARRHLEDLSKRYGATCTASAVVGDRILMLQSAGPGRVKLGETYPFAPPVGLMYVLWDSDAAFDAWLAKPPAVPVRLDEAHLRRVVAECREHGYLVESLTSAGRRLYALMAGVGAEELPPEVRGLVGELVSSLGERVYLGADLEPRLKHAVSLLAAPTFDASGRQELVLTLSVGEPITGAEIARRGAALVATADAVTAESGGRHSRV
- a CDS encoding DUF1214 domain-containing protein, with the protein product MLTQPFADAIVEAEKVIAEAPHIRTEQDLVEGYDYLAGSIRASLQMAWAYERDYPYFTQSTGPYTKMGLDNPDTLYFNANIREDREYVVTGTRGSTADVSFQVLNGDYSPVEVPDSLAAFDDREIEIAEDGSFELRFGPPKPDPGSNYFVLGPGSSMLVVREVHSDWATERRGTIQIQCADTAGGAPAPLTRDALAKRYGVTGKILLSRLRTFLAFPKWFYLNLPVNTMTEPRPTPGGLTTQYSSAGHYELGDEEVMIVTVPRSDAPYQGIQLGSIWYLSLDYINHQTSLTADQARVDPDGKIRFVISERDPGLANWLERTGHDRGYVQIRWQRLSRALDAADGPEVEVVKFGELADRLPFHDEARVTPEEWSSRISARQTAVASRMLG